One genomic region from Nostoc sphaeroides encodes:
- the psb30 gene encoding photosystem II reaction center protein Ycf12/Psb30, with the protein MDALFNAFTSINWEVIFQLLSVGLIVIAGPVVIFLLAFRNGNL; encoded by the coding sequence ATGGACGCTTTGTTTAACGCTTTTACCAGTATTAATTGGGAAGTAATTTTCCAATTGCTGTCCGTGGGGCTAATTGTGATTGCTGGGCCAGTGGTAATCTTTTTGCTGGCATTTCGCAACGGCAACTTATAA
- the radC gene encoding RadC family protein: MTYCLRIADLPTNERPRERLMTHGAKILATAELIAILLGTGQGPGKLSAVGLGQYILSELGKHQRDPLAVMREVSPAELMQISGVGPAKATSILAAIELGKRAFQSRPNDGTLIDSPLAAAATLSQDLMWQIQERFAVVLLDVKNRLLGTQVITIGTATETLASPRDIFREVIRQGATRVIVAHNHPSGNLEPSQEDIELTRQLLVGAQLLGIPVLDHLILGNGNHQSLREITTLWDEHPQGD, from the coding sequence ATGACCTATTGCCTCAGAATTGCCGACCTACCTACAAATGAGCGTCCGCGTGAGCGATTAATGACGCATGGTGCCAAAATTTTAGCCACAGCAGAATTAATCGCAATTCTTCTAGGCACCGGTCAAGGCCCAGGAAAACTATCGGCTGTGGGTTTGGGACAATATATTTTGAGCGAATTAGGCAAACACCAACGCGATCCTTTGGCAGTTATGCGAGAAGTTAGCCCTGCTGAGTTGATGCAAATTTCTGGTGTTGGCCCAGCCAAGGCGACAAGTATCTTAGCAGCAATTGAATTGGGTAAACGCGCCTTTCAATCCCGCCCCAACGATGGCACATTAATTGATAGTCCACTTGCTGCTGCTGCTACCCTCAGTCAAGATTTGATGTGGCAAATACAAGAACGTTTTGCAGTGGTGCTATTAGATGTTAAGAATCGCTTATTGGGTACGCAAGTGATTACTATTGGCACAGCAACCGAAACCCTAGCCTCTCCCCGTGATATTTTTCGGGAAGTTATTCGTCAAGGTGCAACGCGGGTAATAGTTGCCCACAACCATCCTTCTGGAAACCTTGAACCCAGCCAGGAAGATATAGAATTGACGCGTCAGTTGTTAGTAGGGGCGCAGCTTTTGGGCATTCCGGTACTAGATCATCTGATTTTGGGCAATGGCAATCACCAAAGTTTACGGGAAATAACAACCTTGTGGGATGAGCATCCGCAGGGGGATTAA
- a CDS encoding phosphoribulokinase: MSRPIILGIVGDSAAGKTTLTRGIAQVLGPENVTLICTDDYHRYDRQQRADIGITALHPDCNHLDIMQQHLSLLRTGQPILKPVYSHKTGTFEPPQYIKPNKFVIIEGLLGYSTRAARDSYDVKVYLAPPEELRTKWKVKRDTQKRGYTDEQVLAELEKREPDSAQFIRPQRQWSDIVISFYPPIGEDDETNGHLNVRLVLRPTIPHPDFTQIINSGYGDSESAIRLGLDRDMSKPVDVLEVDGHATLEQVNKLEHIICSDMPHLRSICDRESNPELGKIAGTTGETLQSYPLALTQLIITYHMLKATQIYQ, encoded by the coding sequence ATGAGCCGTCCAATAATTCTTGGTATTGTAGGCGACAGCGCAGCTGGGAAAACAACACTAACGCGAGGAATCGCCCAGGTACTCGGCCCAGAAAATGTTACGCTGATATGCACAGATGATTATCACCGTTACGATCGCCAACAGCGTGCAGATATTGGCATCACCGCTCTCCACCCGGACTGCAACCACTTAGATATAATGCAGCAACACCTGTCGTTGCTACGCACAGGACAGCCAATTCTTAAACCAGTTTACAGCCATAAAACCGGCACATTCGAGCCACCGCAGTATATCAAGCCCAATAAATTCGTGATTATTGAGGGATTACTCGGTTATTCTACTCGTGCTGCTCGTGATTCTTACGACGTGAAAGTTTACCTTGCACCTCCTGAAGAACTACGCACTAAGTGGAAAGTTAAACGGGATACCCAAAAGCGCGGCTACACAGATGAACAGGTATTAGCAGAATTAGAAAAACGCGAACCAGATTCAGCACAATTTATTCGTCCGCAACGGCAATGGTCTGATATAGTAATTAGTTTCTACCCACCCATCGGGGAAGATGATGAAACCAATGGACATTTAAATGTGCGTTTGGTACTACGTCCGACAATTCCCCACCCAGATTTTACCCAGATTATCAACTCTGGCTATGGTGATTCTGAATCAGCAATCCGCCTGGGACTAGACAGAGATATGAGTAAGCCGGTGGATGTCTTAGAAGTTGATGGTCATGCAACCTTAGAACAGGTGAATAAGCTAGAGCATATTATTTGTTCTGATATGCCCCATTTACGAAGTATTTGCGATCGCGAAAGTAATCCCGAACTGGGTAAAATTGCTGGTACAACTGGAGAAACACTGCAAAGTTACCCCTTGGCTTTGACTCAGTTAATAATTACCTACCACATGCTCAAAGCAACGCAAATTTATCAATAA
- a CDS encoding YkgJ family cysteine cluster protein, with the protein MSTWQCVKQCGACCNLDPADRPDLDEYLSPPELELYLSMVGEGGWCVNFDHTTRECRIYQNRPRFCRVESEVFQDMYGVEPEEVNDFAIDCCRQQIEGVYGDRSLEILRFNKAVGL; encoded by the coding sequence ATGTCAACTTGGCAATGTGTAAAACAATGTGGAGCCTGCTGTAATCTTGATCCAGCAGATCGTCCAGATTTGGATGAGTACCTCTCTCCACCAGAACTAGAACTCTACCTCAGCATGGTAGGCGAAGGCGGATGGTGCGTTAATTTCGACCATACCACGCGAGAATGTCGCATCTACCAAAATCGTCCGCGCTTCTGCCGTGTGGAATCAGAAGTGTTTCAAGATATGTATGGGGTTGAACCAGAAGAAGTTAACGATTTTGCTATCGACTGCTGTCGCCAGCAAATAGAAGGAGTATACGGCGATCGCAGTCTGGAAATACTACGCTTCAATAAAGCTGTTGGGCTGTGA
- the recJ gene encoding single-stranded-DNA-specific exonuclease RecJ, whose amino-acid sequence MLDRPISELSKPTRRLPDQRWQIYPQKPEFAQNLAALTNISPIVSQLLINRGMETPEQVQAFLNPESLVLPSPLEDFPDLAISLELLQNAIASQTKIAICGDYDADGMTSTALLLRSLRTLGAQVDYAIPSRMHEGYGINKRIVEEFHSEGVGLILTVDNGISAFEPVARARELGVAVIITDHHDIPQKLPPANAILNPKLIAESSPYRGVAGVGVAYILAVSLAQQLGETKGLIQPMLALFTLGTIADLAPLTGVNRRWVKRGLQHLPKSNLPGVQALIQVGGVQARGDEGAEEKIANPKAKIQNPKSLKPEDIGFRLGPRINAIGRIGNPQTVIELLTTDDMGVALERAMQCEQINASRQEMCQQIEQEAIAYVETQYIASLQDDRVLIVVQPNWHHGVIGIVASRLVERYGVPVFIGTYEDEGHIRGSARSIPEFHVFEALEYCHDLLGKFGGHKAAGGFSLPADNLEMVRSRLIEFANQCLEPQHLKPLLKIDAEVNLNHINQQLYQQLNALHPCGMDNPDPVFWTPNVQVVEQKIVGKGHIKLTIAQNVDNQEYKIKAIAWRWGDYFRLPPRVDVAYKLRENYFNGNTTIELELIGVRLPIQLQQYFASPPTPSSTTFEYNQRQYTCGFYKNGIEAELRIKNSEGKVLAMQPGHIIGLLGINRQNAKEVDISQPQYDSIIQAALQALSVKS is encoded by the coding sequence GTGCTAGACCGACCTATATCTGAGCTATCAAAACCTACCAGGCGCTTACCCGATCAGCGCTGGCAAATTTATCCACAAAAACCAGAATTTGCCCAAAATCTGGCAGCTTTGACAAACATTTCACCCATTGTCAGCCAGTTGTTGATTAATCGGGGTATGGAAACCCCAGAACAGGTACAAGCATTTTTAAATCCAGAGTCCTTAGTTTTACCTTCGCCGTTAGAAGATTTCCCAGATTTGGCGATTAGTTTAGAGTTATTGCAAAATGCGATCGCTTCTCAAACAAAAATTGCTATTTGTGGTGATTATGATGCTGATGGGATGACCAGCACGGCTCTACTTTTGCGTAGTCTCCGCACTTTAGGCGCACAAGTAGATTATGCTATTCCCAGCCGGATGCACGAAGGTTACGGTATTAATAAACGCATAGTTGAAGAATTTCACAGCGAAGGTGTAGGGCTAATTCTCACTGTAGATAATGGCATCTCTGCGTTTGAACCAGTTGCTAGAGCTAGAGAACTTGGTGTTGCAGTGATTATCACCGACCATCATGATATACCTCAAAAATTACCGCCAGCTAACGCTATTCTCAACCCTAAACTAATAGCTGAATCCTCACCTTATCGGGGTGTTGCTGGTGTTGGTGTCGCCTACATTTTGGCAGTGTCTCTAGCGCAACAGCTAGGAGAGACTAAGGGCTTGATTCAGCCGATGCTAGCACTATTTACACTGGGAACGATCGCAGATTTGGCCCCCTTAACTGGTGTAAATCGCCGTTGGGTGAAACGTGGTTTACAGCATTTACCCAAGTCAAACTTACCCGGAGTGCAGGCGTTAATTCAGGTAGGCGGCGTACAGGCGAGGGGAGATGAGGGAGCAGAAGAGAAAATCGCCAATCCAAAAGCCAAAATCCAAAATCCAAAATCGCTAAAGCCTGAAGATATCGGTTTTCGCCTGGGGCCACGAATTAATGCTATTGGTCGAATTGGTAATCCCCAGACTGTGATTGAATTGCTGACTACAGATGATATGGGGGTGGCGCTAGAAAGAGCAATGCAATGCGAACAAATAAATGCCAGTCGCCAAGAGATGTGTCAGCAAATTGAACAAGAAGCGATCGCTTATGTAGAGACGCAATATATCGCGTCTTTACAAGATGACCGTGTATTAATTGTTGTTCAACCCAATTGGCATCATGGCGTTATTGGGATTGTCGCCTCCCGCCTGGTGGAACGCTACGGCGTTCCCGTGTTCATCGGGACTTATGAGGATGAGGGACATATACGTGGTTCTGCACGCTCAATTCCAGAGTTTCATGTGTTTGAAGCTTTGGAATATTGTCATGATTTACTAGGGAAATTTGGTGGACACAAAGCAGCCGGGGGATTCTCTCTACCCGCAGATAATTTAGAGATGGTGCGATCGCGTTTGATTGAGTTTGCTAACCAGTGTCTTGAACCCCAACATCTCAAGCCTCTGCTCAAAATTGATGCCGAAGTCAACCTCAATCACATCAATCAGCAGCTTTATCAACAGCTTAATGCTCTGCACCCCTGCGGTATGGACAACCCCGATCCAGTTTTCTGGACACCTAATGTTCAAGTGGTTGAGCAAAAAATCGTCGGTAAGGGCCACATTAAGCTGACAATTGCCCAAAATGTCGATAATCAAGAGTATAAAATTAAAGCGATCGCTTGGCGTTGGGGCGACTATTTCCGCTTACCACCGCGAGTGGATGTAGCTTACAAACTACGAGAAAATTACTTTAACGGTAACACCACCATTGAGCTAGAGTTAATAGGTGTCAGATTGCCAATTCAGCTTCAACAATATTTTGCTTCGCCACCTACCCCGTCAAGCACAACTTTTGAATACAACCAGCGACAGTATACTTGTGGTTTCTATAAAAACGGTATTGAAGCAGAATTAAGAATTAAAAACTCTGAAGGCAAAGTTTTAGCTATGCAGCCAGGACATATAATTGGTTTGCTAGGAATTAATCGGCAAAACGCCAAAGAAGTTGATATTTCTCAACCACAGTATGACAGTATTATTCAAGCTGCCCTTCAGGCGTTATCAGTTAAGAGTTAA